The following nucleotide sequence is from Sandaracinaceae bacterium.
CGAACGAGGGGAGATCCACCACGTGCCCGTCGTCGCTCGGTCCGAGCGAGACGTCGCGGCCGCTGAGCGCCGCCTCCACCATCGCGACCTCCTCGGCCGTCACGTCGAGGGCCTTGGCCACCTGCTCGCGCGTCGGCGGCGCGCCGAGCTGCGCGGAGAGCTTGCGCTGCGTCTGGCGCAGCGAGCTGAGCAGCCGACGCCCGTTGCGCGTGGAAGGAGCGCCGACGATGCGCCGGTTGGCGATCGTGAAGCGGCGGATGAGCGCTCGGACCCACCACGCGGCGTAGGTGGAGAAGCGCGTCCCCTTGCTGCGGTCGAAGCGGCGCGCGGCCTCCACCAGGCCGAGGTTGCCCTCCGCCACCAGATCCTCCAGGCCGATGCCGTGCCCCGTGTACTTCTGAGCCACGGAGAGAACCAGCCTCAGATGCGAGACCAGCAGCGCGTTCAGCGCGACCGGGTCGTCCGAGTCCTGGATGCGGCGCAGATAGTCTCGCTCGGTCTCTGCGTCGAGCATCGGCGCTTCTATCGCGGCGCGGCGAATCCGCCCGGCCATCCCATCGTATCGAGCTGCCATCTGTTGACCTCCGCCCGTCCTCCAGAGCAGTGGTCATGCCAGGCGTCCCGGCACTGAGATTCCTGGCATACGGCCTCGCGCTCGCGCATTCCGTGCGTCGAGGCGCGCGGGGACGCAGATTGTGCGCGTCGATTGTGCTGGCCTTCCGCTCGTGCGAGCGTAGGTGTCCCCAACGAGGAGCTATCGATGGCTTTCGCGACGCACATCCTGATCCCCACCGACTTCTCGGACGCCTCCCACCTGGCGATCGACGCGGGCGGCATGCTCGCCACGCAGCTCGGCGCGAAGGTGACGCTGGTCCACGTGCACGACCCGGACGCGCTTCACCCTCCCGCCACCATCGGCTGGAGCCCGAAGCAGCAGACCGACCTCGAGGCGGAGATCACCGGCGCGGTCGCGAAGGGGCTCGAGGACCTCCGCACCTCGCGGCTGAAGGCGAACGACGACGTGGACACGGTGGTCCTGCACGACCCCTCGGCGTCGCAGGCCATCTGCAAGTACGCGGAGCGGATCGGCGCCGACCTGATCGTGATCGCGACCCACGGGCGCACCGGCCTCAAGCACCTGCTGATCGGGAGCGTGGCCGAGCGCGTGGTCCGTCACGCGAAGATGCCCGTGCTGACGCTCCGCTCCACCGCCGAGGACTGACCGCTCGGCTCAGGTTCCGTCGACGCGGATGTGGCGCACGAGGACGCCGCCCGTGCCGGCGAGATAGACGTAGCGGTCGCTCCTCCAGATGGCGCGGATGCTGTGGCCCGAGACGTCCACCCCGACCCGCGTCCAGCCGTCTTCACCGCGCTGGAGCACGACGCCGTCGTCACCCGCCGCCAGCAGCTGGCCTTCGGGGCCGCGGCCGATCGCGTGCAGTGTCGGCCCCCCTTCTCGCTCGCGCACGCAGCCGTCCGCTTCCAGCCGCACGATCAAGCCGTCGTCGCCCGCGGCCCACGCCCCCTGCGCGTCGCGGTGGACGGCGCGCAAGGTCGCTTCCACATCACAGGATCGCCGCGCGAAGCCGTTGGCGCCGAAGTGGAGCACGACGCCGCCGTCCCCCACGACCAGCGCGTCGCCCGGGGTGCCCGTCGCGCTCCAGAGATCACCGACGTCCGGGATGCGCGAGGCGGTCAGGCTCTCGGGGAGACCGCGCAGGACCGTCCCCTCCACGCCGACGAGCAGCAGGGTCTGACCGTCGGTGACGCCGTCGCGCAGGCTCTGGCGCTGCGGGGTCGGGAGGAGCGTGGCGCGGTCGTAGCGGATGTCGACGACCGCGCCGTAGTCGCCCAGCGCGATCAACCGGCCCTCGTTCATCTGCAGCGCCGCGGCGAGGCCGGCCTCGGTCGGGGACTCGACCTGCGCGAAGCCGGTCTCCGTCTGCCGGAGGATGCGGCCCCACTCTCCGACCGCCACGAGGGCGCCGCCCATCGCGCCGAGGTCGCGGATGGGCACCGTCGGTCCGGCGGTGCGCGTGCGCACGTGATCTTCCTCGATGCTCGCGAGCCGCCCGCCCGCGCCGACGACCCAGGTCGGCCCCTCGCGGCCGCCGCTGACGCCGTACCAGGCGCGGTCGAACCCGCTGGGCAAGACCACGCTTCGATCGCCGGACAGGAGCCGGATCTCTCCGTCGCGCCGCACGGCGGCGACCCGGCCGTGATCGCACGAGACGCCCGTGAACGCCTCCGTCCCCTCCACGCGGAGCTGCCGCCAGGTCCCGTCACGCAGCCGGCGGAGCACGACGCCCTCGTCCCCGACCGCGTAGACGCTCCCGTCGGCGCAGCCGCCGATCCCGCGGAGCGTGACCTGGACCGGGACCGTCTCCGAGGCGACCCCGCGGCCCTCGATGCGCAGCACCGTCCCCTCCGCCCCCGCGACGAAGGTCTGCTCGCCGCG
It contains:
- a CDS encoding universal stress protein produces the protein MAFATHILIPTDFSDASHLAIDAGGMLATQLGAKVTLVHVHDPDALHPPATIGWSPKQQTDLEAEITGAVAKGLEDLRTSRLKANDDVDTVVLHDPSASQAICKYAERIGADLIVIATHGRTGLKHLLIGSVAERVVRHAKMPVLTLRSTAED
- a CDS encoding sigma-70 family RNA polymerase sigma factor translates to MLDAETERDYLRRIQDSDDPVALNALLVSHLRLVLSVAQKYTGHGIGLEDLVAEGNLGLVEAARRFDRSKGTRFSTYAAWWVRALIRRFTIANRRIVGAPSTRNGRRLLSSLRQTQRKLSAQLGAPPTREQVAKALDVTAEEVAMVEAALSGRDVSLGPSDDGHVVDLPSFGASPEEEASKNELHRLNEESVAAALEHLDARERLIVEKRLLHDDKETLANIGTRMGLSRERVRQIELRARQKLRQALGEHVAVA